The following proteins are co-located in the Myxococcus fulvus genome:
- a CDS encoding sigma-54-dependent transcriptional regulator, with protein sequence MARILVIDDHDTLREGMTVSLTRSGHAVSAVRGGADGLAAYRKAPFDLVVTDLKMDGMDGIAVTQALKALDPSAVVMVVTAFGTIETAVRAMQEGAYDFITKPFTPDVLRAKVDKGLELASTRRRVEKLEGRTAAHDADAALTHGSLVGDSEPMQKLLSQARKAAMSDATVLVRGESGTGKELIARMLHQQSPRKDGPFVVVHCAALAETLLESELFGHERGAFTGAVKRKLGRFELADGGTLFLDEIGEIPHSVQTKLLRVLQEKEIQRVGGEETLKVDVRVVSATHRDLQAEVKAGRFREDLYYRLHIVPLMLPPLRERPEDIAALARHFVAKHAVRVNRRVTGLDEGALRALARHAWPGNVRELENVVEQALVFAEGEVLTSQDLPGHLTGGTPRMDAGLPVPHGDRPLPDILEDLERQLIARAYEKAGGVKTETARLLGIKTSALYYKLEKYGFLPKGTAPEEG encoded by the coding sequence ATGGCGCGCATTCTCGTCATCGACGACCACGACACCCTCCGCGAGGGCATGACTGTCTCGCTCACGCGCTCCGGGCACGCGGTGTCCGCGGTGCGCGGCGGCGCGGACGGGCTGGCCGCGTACCGCAAGGCCCCGTTCGACCTGGTCGTCACGGATTTGAAGATGGACGGCATGGACGGCATCGCCGTCACCCAGGCCCTCAAGGCGCTGGACCCCTCCGCCGTCGTCATGGTGGTGACGGCCTTCGGCACGATTGAGACGGCCGTGCGGGCCATGCAGGAGGGCGCCTACGACTTCATCACCAAGCCCTTCACGCCCGACGTGCTGCGCGCCAAGGTGGACAAGGGGCTGGAGCTGGCGAGCACCCGCCGGCGCGTGGAGAAGCTGGAGGGGCGCACCGCCGCGCACGACGCGGACGCGGCCCTCACGCACGGCAGCCTGGTGGGCGACAGCGAGCCCATGCAGAAGCTGCTCTCCCAGGCGCGCAAGGCGGCGATGAGCGACGCCACGGTGCTCGTTCGCGGCGAGAGCGGCACCGGCAAGGAGCTCATCGCGCGCATGCTGCACCAGCAGTCCCCGCGCAAGGACGGGCCCTTCGTCGTGGTGCACTGCGCGGCGCTGGCGGAGACGCTGCTGGAGAGCGAGCTGTTCGGCCACGAGCGCGGCGCCTTCACCGGCGCGGTGAAGCGCAAGCTGGGCCGCTTCGAGCTGGCCGACGGCGGCACCCTCTTCCTCGACGAAATCGGGGAGATTCCCCACTCGGTGCAGACCAAGCTGCTCCGCGTGCTCCAGGAGAAGGAGATCCAGCGCGTGGGCGGCGAGGAGACGCTCAAGGTGGACGTGCGCGTGGTGAGCGCCACGCACCGGGATTTGCAGGCCGAGGTGAAGGCGGGCCGCTTCCGCGAGGACCTGTACTACCGGCTGCACATCGTCCCGCTGATGCTGCCGCCCCTGCGTGAGCGCCCCGAGGACATCGCCGCGCTGGCGCGCCACTTCGTCGCCAAGCACGCGGTGCGCGTCAACCGCCGGGTGACGGGGCTGGACGAGGGCGCCCTGCGCGCCCTGGCCCGCCACGCGTGGCCCGGCAACGTGCGCGAGCTGGAGAACGTGGTGGAGCAGGCGCTCGTCTTCGCGGAAGGGGAGGTGCTCACCTCGCAGGATTTGCCCGGCCACCTCACCGGCGGCACGCCGCGCATGGACGCGGGGCTGCCGGTGCCGCACGGCGACAGGCCGCTGCCGGACATCCTGGAGGACCTGGAGCGGCAGCTCATCGCCCGCGCCTACGAGAAGGCCGGCGGGGTGAAGACGGAGACCGCCCGCCTGCTGGGCATCAAGACGTCGGCGCTGTACTACAAGCTGGAGAAGTATGGCTTCCTCCCCAAGGGCACCGCGCCCGAGGAGGGGTGA
- a CDS encoding YfhO family protein, which produces MSSPLPTRAREGLFILGASVLGTLLFFHRLLASGGVFCERDMLRVYAPTREYWATCVSQGAWPSWYPFNALGQPFAGATVTGAFHPANVLMLLFDGPVALTVMVLACYPLAATGTYLFLRARRAGIEASVLGALAFTLSGYLVSLTSNLLYLQAAAMLPWLLLFSDAVLTRASRAAAGALGVTLALVLLAGDPQGFTVGGATVALVVLLGPLGEGVSRRRAVLVAAAGLLLAVVVSTAQLWASASVLPETFAQRRTAEAAQLWSVHPLRVLDLVVGNVLALEPPLRGAVAQGLLGLGTTDFWARSLYVGVPVLFLAGVAAWARRRERWVQLALGFVGVAGLLMLGRHTPLYGWVYELLPPWRAFRYPEKLTVHVAFWLAVLAAWGADALLERTRDERRRTAWGLLGTGVGVLLLAMTGMGLGLVESLRGLYSGPAEVWREVARQLGERLTVEAACVAVSCIAMGGVALLRIPSRRVGVAWVALLSVDLGRATEPAYVSCERGLLEAPPPFVETLQQRVGAPLQGRARVFTASGISLPETMEGLTPDETQVAGARVVLAADSAASWGVESANWYLPALSARVADLLKDPQAWWNRFGPLAGVGYFVADEQQVKARGLQSTVVATSEPFRVALLAHPRPSSRVYLAAPRCVASAEEGLALLSSPGFVPGQQAVVECLAPLPTPPAGEPLGQATLERYGVDEVEVTVVAKHPAVLVLSDAYFSGWSATVDDVPTEVLVANHALRAVAVPPGAHRVVWRYSPPGEGASMAVSGLGLLVCLLLMVPWPRRARREDATSTAAPA; this is translated from the coding sequence ATGTCCTCTCCTCTTCCGACCCGCGCGCGCGAGGGCCTCTTCATCCTGGGGGCCTCTGTCCTCGGGACGCTGCTGTTCTTCCATCGGCTGCTCGCCTCGGGGGGCGTGTTCTGCGAGCGGGACATGCTGCGCGTGTACGCCCCGACGCGGGAGTACTGGGCGACGTGCGTGAGCCAGGGCGCGTGGCCGAGCTGGTACCCCTTCAACGCGCTGGGCCAGCCCTTCGCGGGCGCCACCGTCACGGGCGCGTTCCACCCGGCCAACGTGCTGATGCTGCTGTTCGACGGTCCGGTGGCCCTCACGGTGATGGTGCTCGCGTGCTATCCGCTGGCGGCCACGGGCACGTACCTGTTCCTGCGGGCGCGGCGAGCGGGCATCGAGGCCTCCGTGCTGGGCGCGCTCGCCTTCACGCTGAGCGGCTATCTGGTCAGCCTCACCAGCAACCTGCTGTACCTCCAGGCCGCGGCCATGCTGCCGTGGCTCCTGCTGTTCTCGGACGCGGTGCTGACGCGGGCCTCGCGGGCGGCGGCGGGCGCGCTGGGCGTGACGTTGGCGCTGGTGCTGCTCGCCGGAGACCCGCAGGGCTTCACGGTGGGCGGCGCCACGGTGGCGCTGGTGGTGCTCCTGGGCCCGCTCGGGGAGGGCGTGTCCCGACGCCGCGCGGTGTTGGTGGCGGCAGCGGGGCTGCTGCTCGCGGTGGTGGTGTCCACGGCGCAGCTGTGGGCCTCCGCGTCGGTGTTGCCAGAGACCTTCGCGCAGCGGCGAACCGCGGAGGCCGCGCAGCTGTGGTCCGTGCATCCGCTGCGCGTGCTGGACCTGGTGGTGGGAAATGTCCTCGCGCTGGAGCCGCCGCTCCGGGGCGCGGTGGCCCAGGGATTGTTGGGCCTGGGGACGACGGACTTCTGGGCGCGCTCGCTCTACGTGGGGGTGCCGGTGTTGTTCCTGGCGGGCGTGGCGGCGTGGGCGCGGCGTCGGGAGCGCTGGGTGCAGTTGGCGCTCGGGTTCGTCGGAGTGGCGGGCCTGCTGATGCTCGGCCGGCACACGCCGCTCTATGGGTGGGTCTACGAGCTGCTGCCGCCCTGGAGGGCCTTCCGCTACCCGGAGAAGCTCACCGTCCACGTCGCGTTCTGGCTGGCGGTGCTGGCCGCGTGGGGCGCGGACGCGCTGCTGGAGCGCACGCGGGACGAGCGTCGACGCACGGCGTGGGGGCTGCTGGGCACGGGCGTGGGCGTGTTGCTCCTGGCCATGACGGGGATGGGGCTGGGGCTGGTGGAGTCCTTGCGCGGGCTCTACTCGGGGCCCGCGGAGGTGTGGCGGGAGGTGGCGCGACAGCTGGGGGAGCGGCTCACGGTGGAGGCGGCGTGCGTGGCCGTCAGCTGCATCGCCATGGGCGGCGTGGCCCTGTTGCGCATCCCCTCGCGGCGGGTGGGCGTGGCATGGGTGGCGCTGCTGTCCGTCGACCTCGGGCGCGCCACGGAGCCCGCGTATGTCTCCTGTGAGCGGGGCCTGCTCGAGGCGCCGCCGCCGTTCGTCGAGACGCTCCAACAGCGCGTGGGAGCGCCGTTGCAGGGACGGGCACGGGTCTTCACGGCCTCCGGCATCTCGCTGCCGGAGACGATGGAGGGGCTCACTCCGGACGAGACGCAGGTGGCGGGCGCGCGCGTGGTGCTGGCGGCGGACTCGGCCGCGTCCTGGGGCGTGGAGAGCGCGAACTGGTATCTGCCCGCGCTGTCCGCCCGCGTGGCGGACCTGCTCAAGGACCCGCAGGCGTGGTGGAACCGCTTCGGGCCGCTCGCGGGCGTCGGATACTTCGTCGCCGACGAGCAACAGGTGAAGGCCCGGGGGCTTCAGAGCACCGTGGTCGCCACGAGCGAGCCGTTCCGCGTGGCGCTGCTCGCGCACCCGCGCCCCTCGTCGCGGGTGTACCTCGCCGCGCCTCGCTGCGTGGCGAGCGCCGAGGAGGGACTGGCGCTGCTTTCCTCTCCGGGCTTCGTTCCCGGACAGCAGGCCGTGGTGGAGTGCCTCGCGCCGTTGCCCACGCCGCCCGCGGGTGAGCCACTGGGGCAGGCCACGCTCGAGCGGTACGGCGTGGACGAGGTGGAGGTGACGGTGGTGGCGAAGCACCCGGCGGTCCTGGTGCTGTCGGATGCGTACTTCTCCGGCTGGAGCGCCACCGTGGACGACGTGCCGACGGAGGTCCTCGTCGCCAATCACGCCCTGCGGGCGGTGGCCGTCCCGCCGGGTGCCCACCGCGTGGTGTGGCGCTACTCGCCTCCGGGCGAGGGCGCCTCGATGGCGGTGAGCGGCCTGGGGCTCCTCGTGTGCCTGCTGCTCATGGTTCCCTGGCCGCGCCGCGCCCGGCGAGAGGATGCGACGAGCACCGCGGCGCCTGCGTAG
- a CDS encoding methyl-accepting chemotaxis protein translates to MSIEDSLIREYRWRALRVFMSWVVPAAPIAAYLNGMSMGVAGWEGVRAVAWVLPPILVGLGMLYPALLMRWMVGNALRARAGDTPGERLERILRLPWRVAVGTSWVGWTLGGFWFSLHVCLTWNKDLSQVVLGTIIGVCCGVLLGFPISVSLERMLLPLALEEQRKHATVALAGGGFSWPRQAWFLPFTFGGSIISALVLSGCVVVVKLEAIRDTLALELESEGARRSARMLMELGGVLAGELAFSLAWVGGLLLLPGITMWMLARRQARAAGAVGQAIESVAAGRVVAPAWVSTDEMGDLAEGMNAVLARLRQLPLTLQASAARLGEAGGHLRAANDAQQQSLSKQSAALHQAQVTSEEIRRTSSMAADRAEAVLQVARRAEALGLQGEAAVEKSVAGLADIRGAVDGIQQRLDKLARSASLIGDITETVKDLAAQSHLLAVNAAIEAARSGEQGKGFAVVAREVRALADQSLQSTQRIRDVLQDVSVGIQDAARMGEQGVRTIGTGLDQMRASGDSLRALSLMSQENSAAARQIAAAVTQQNAGISQISIAISDLSQIMDATMKRLESTQEATSTLAQVSGEVGRMARQFNEAG, encoded by the coding sequence ATGAGCATCGAAGATTCGTTGATTCGCGAGTATCGCTGGCGCGCGCTCAGGGTGTTCATGTCCTGGGTGGTCCCCGCGGCGCCCATCGCGGCGTACCTCAACGGCATGTCCATGGGCGTCGCCGGGTGGGAGGGCGTGAGGGCGGTGGCGTGGGTGCTGCCGCCCATCCTGGTGGGGCTGGGGATGCTCTACCCCGCGCTGCTGATGCGGTGGATGGTGGGCAACGCGCTGCGCGCGCGCGCGGGCGACACGCCGGGCGAGCGGCTGGAGCGCATCCTGCGGCTGCCGTGGCGCGTGGCGGTGGGGACGTCGTGGGTGGGGTGGACGCTGGGGGGCTTCTGGTTCAGCCTCCACGTGTGCCTGACGTGGAACAAGGATTTGTCGCAGGTGGTGCTGGGGACCATCATCGGCGTGTGCTGTGGCGTGCTGCTGGGCTTTCCCATCAGCGTCTCGCTGGAGCGGATGTTGTTGCCGCTGGCGCTGGAGGAGCAGCGCAAGCACGCGACGGTGGCGCTCGCGGGCGGCGGCTTCTCATGGCCCCGGCAGGCGTGGTTCCTGCCCTTCACCTTCGGCGGCTCCATCATCTCCGCGCTGGTGCTCAGCGGCTGCGTGGTGGTGGTGAAGCTGGAGGCCATCCGGGACACGCTGGCGCTGGAGCTGGAGTCGGAGGGCGCGCGGCGCTCAGCGCGGATGTTGATGGAGCTGGGCGGGGTGCTGGCGGGGGAGCTGGCGTTCAGCCTGGCGTGGGTGGGAGGACTCCTGCTCCTGCCGGGCATCACCATGTGGATGCTGGCGCGCAGGCAGGCGCGGGCGGCGGGGGCGGTGGGGCAGGCGATTGAATCCGTGGCGGCGGGGCGCGTGGTGGCGCCCGCGTGGGTGTCCACGGACGAGATGGGGGATTTGGCCGAAGGCATGAACGCGGTGTTGGCCAGGCTGCGTCAGCTGCCCCTGACGCTGCAGGCCTCGGCGGCGCGGCTGGGGGAGGCGGGCGGGCACCTGCGCGCGGCGAACGACGCGCAGCAGCAGAGCCTGTCGAAGCAGTCGGCCGCGCTGCACCAGGCGCAGGTGACGTCGGAGGAGATACGGCGCACCTCGAGCATGGCGGCGGACCGGGCGGAGGCGGTGCTCCAGGTGGCCCGGCGCGCGGAGGCGCTGGGGCTGCAGGGCGAGGCGGCGGTGGAGAAGAGCGTGGCGGGGCTGGCGGACATCCGCGGCGCGGTGGACGGCATCCAGCAGCGGCTGGACAAGCTGGCCCGGAGCGCCTCGCTGATTGGCGACATCACGGAGACGGTGAAGGATTTGGCCGCCCAGTCGCACCTGCTCGCGGTGAACGCGGCCATCGAGGCGGCGCGCTCGGGGGAGCAGGGCAAGGGCTTCGCCGTGGTGGCCCGCGAGGTGCGGGCGCTGGCGGACCAGTCGCTGCAGTCCACGCAGCGCATCCGCGACGTGCTCCAGGACGTCAGCGTGGGCATCCAGGACGCGGCCCGCATGGGCGAGCAGGGCGTGCGCACCATCGGCACGGGGCTGGACCAGATGCGGGCGTCGGGGGACTCGCTGCGGGCCTTGTCGCTGATGTCGCAGGAGAACTCGGCCGCGGCCCGTCAGATTGCCGCCGCCGTGACGCAGCAGAACGCGGGCATCTCGCAGATCTCCATCGCCATCTCGGACCTGTCGCAAATCATGGATGCGACGATGAAGCGGCTGGAGTCCACGCAGGAGGCCACGAGCACGCTCGCGCAGGTGTCCGGCGAGGTGGGGCGGATGGCGCGTCAGTTCAACGAGGCGGGCTGA
- a CDS encoding TenA family transcriptional regulator, which translates to MSSSEQEVRSLTSRVPVRRYGPPPLSPSAHPRWLESMLESTRRDWDAACWPPLFRDTAEGRRPPLVYWRRVLSQFFLIVESFPKYMALSLAKTTYGRAEGDASIRRWLLQNLAVEARHAEWFIDWVRALGLEPEALFHVRPLPELQALHAHLRDTCARGTLAEGIAASNWAIEGITGVWTRDVVEPFRAYAADGARIDASAMMWLKAHARYDDLHPVEALEILKLCTDPTGDEPARVLDATRKSLRLYTSAIRACCVD; encoded by the coding sequence ATGTCGTCTTCCGAGCAGGAAGTGCGCAGCCTCACGTCTCGTGTGCCCGTGCGTCGCTATGGGCCTCCGCCGCTGAGCCCGTCGGCGCATCCCCGCTGGCTGGAGTCCATGCTGGAGTCGACCCGCCGTGACTGGGACGCGGCGTGCTGGCCGCCGCTGTTCCGCGACACCGCCGAGGGACGGCGCCCGCCGCTGGTGTACTGGCGCCGCGTGCTGTCGCAGTTCTTCCTCATCGTCGAGTCCTTCCCCAAGTACATGGCCCTGTCGCTGGCCAAGACGACGTACGGCCGCGCCGAGGGGGACGCGAGCATCCGCCGCTGGCTCCTGCAGAACCTGGCCGTGGAGGCGCGGCACGCGGAGTGGTTCATCGACTGGGTGCGCGCGCTGGGCCTGGAGCCGGAGGCGCTCTTCCACGTGCGGCCGCTGCCGGAGCTCCAGGCGCTGCACGCGCACCTGCGCGACACCTGCGCCCGGGGCACGCTGGCGGAGGGCATCGCCGCGTCCAACTGGGCCATCGAGGGAATCACCGGCGTGTGGACGCGCGACGTGGTGGAGCCCTTCCGCGCCTATGCCGCGGACGGCGCGCGCATCGACGCCAGCGCGATGATGTGGCTCAAGGCGCACGCCCGCTATGACGACCTGCACCCGGTGGAGGCGCTCGAAATCCTCAAGCTCTGCACGGACCCCACCGGGGACGAGCCCGCCCGGGTGCTCGACGCCACGCGCAAGTCCCTGCGCCTGTATACCTCCGCCATCCGCGCCTGCTGTGTGGATTGA
- a CDS encoding NUDIX hydrolase gives MESQNAHALRELLSRHVPGDDKERQDLERMRHHAATLASPFSRAQATAHFTGSAVVVDPRGERVVMVLHGKLHRWLQPGGHADPTDGGDMEATALREAREETGCRVVLHPTAPRPLDVDVHTIPARRDEPEHHHLDVRYLVVAEDPESLAHDPNESTGAQWLTWDEALARADEAPLRRMLEKARHQVARTK, from the coding sequence ATGGAATCCCAGAACGCCCACGCCCTGCGGGAGCTCCTGTCGCGCCACGTCCCCGGGGACGACAAGGAGCGCCAGGACCTGGAGCGGATGCGCCACCACGCGGCCACGCTCGCCTCGCCCTTCTCCCGCGCCCAGGCCACGGCCCACTTCACCGGCAGCGCCGTGGTGGTGGACCCCCGGGGCGAGCGCGTGGTGATGGTGCTGCACGGCAAGCTCCACCGGTGGCTGCAGCCGGGCGGACACGCGGACCCGACGGACGGCGGAGACATGGAGGCCACCGCGCTGCGCGAGGCGCGCGAGGAGACCGGGTGTCGCGTGGTGCTCCACCCCACCGCGCCCCGCCCGCTGGACGTGGACGTCCACACCATCCCCGCGCGCCGCGACGAGCCCGAGCACCACCACCTGGACGTGCGCTACCTCGTCGTGGCCGAGGACCCGGAGTCGCTCGCGCACGACCCCAACGAGTCCACCGGCGCGCAGTGGCTCACCTGGGACGAGGCGCTCGCCCGCGCGGACGAGGCGCCGCTGCGTCGCATGCTGGAGAAGGCGCGCCACCAGGTGGCCCGCACGAAGTGA
- a CDS encoding sensor histidine kinase yields MSPERRDTFRWRDVPHLLSTRLLAAFLVPTLLILAVTGTAVYQLARAILEEELGTSLSNIAAATASQLNGERMLTIEPGDDVGGTRTWRNVVRLLEGVREASNVRRVFAVDVQGRVRADVGGGLPVGAEVPELARDRLELARVFAGQHAASQVLFTGSDGRLYKTGYAPITLAGQVVGAVGVEGSAAFFGPLQRLSRTFAIMGALALAALAVIALLTARGLARPLRRLMDSALRIGRGDLTTPVPPEPTREIGVLARELEEMRGALEGRDRQLKMMLAGVAHEVRNPLGGIALFSGLLQEDLRAGAHEDARAHVERIQREVAFLQRIVEDFLAFAREQPLARAPVEAPALLSIVSELSSAEAQSRNVVLDVEASPALLEADGSLLTAALLNLVKNAVQASPSGGHVRIHGAVRDGRYAIQVHDAGAGVPDLQKERIFEPFFTTREKGTGLGLPLARKIARAHGGELHLTSTPGDTTFTLTLPLGAVSPPR; encoded by the coding sequence ATGAGCCCGGAGCGCCGAGACACCTTCCGCTGGCGGGACGTCCCGCACCTGTTGTCGACGCGGCTGCTCGCGGCGTTCCTCGTCCCCACCCTGCTCATCCTCGCGGTGACGGGCACGGCGGTGTACCAGCTGGCGCGCGCCATCCTCGAGGAGGAGCTGGGCACCAGCCTCTCCAACATCGCCGCCGCCACCGCCAGCCAGCTCAACGGCGAGCGCATGCTCACCATCGAGCCGGGCGACGACGTGGGCGGCACCCGCACCTGGCGCAACGTGGTACGCCTGCTCGAGGGCGTGCGAGAGGCCAGCAACGTGCGCCGCGTCTTCGCCGTCGACGTCCAGGGCCGCGTGCGCGCGGACGTGGGCGGCGGCCTGCCCGTGGGCGCGGAGGTGCCGGAGCTCGCGCGTGACAGGCTGGAGCTGGCGCGCGTCTTCGCCGGCCAGCACGCCGCCAGCCAGGTGCTCTTCACCGGCTCCGACGGGCGCCTGTACAAGACGGGCTATGCCCCCATCACCCTGGCGGGCCAGGTGGTGGGCGCGGTGGGCGTGGAGGGCAGCGCGGCCTTCTTCGGCCCCCTGCAGCGGCTGTCGCGCACCTTCGCCATCATGGGCGCGCTCGCCCTGGCCGCGCTCGCCGTCATCGCGCTGCTCACCGCGCGGGGCCTCGCGCGCCCCTTGCGCCGGCTGATGGACTCCGCCCTGCGCATCGGCCGGGGCGACCTCACCACGCCCGTGCCCCCCGAGCCCACGCGCGAAATCGGCGTGCTCGCGCGCGAGCTGGAGGAGATGCGCGGCGCGCTGGAGGGCCGGGACAGACAGCTCAAGATGATGCTCGCGGGCGTCGCCCACGAGGTGCGCAATCCCCTGGGCGGCATCGCCCTGTTCTCCGGCCTGCTCCAGGAGGACCTCCGCGCCGGCGCCCACGAGGACGCGCGCGCGCACGTCGAGCGCATCCAACGCGAGGTGGCCTTCCTGCAGCGCATCGTCGAGGACTTCCTCGCCTTCGCCCGCGAGCAGCCCCTGGCCCGCGCGCCCGTGGAGGCCCCCGCGCTGCTGTCCATCGTCAGCGAGCTGTCCTCCGCGGAGGCCCAGTCCCGGAACGTGGTGCTGGACGTGGAGGCCTCCCCCGCCCTGCTGGAGGCCGACGGCAGCCTGCTCACCGCCGCCCTCTTGAACCTGGTGAAGAACGCCGTGCAGGCCTCGCCGTCCGGAGGCCACGTGCGCATCCACGGCGCCGTGCGCGACGGGCGCTACGCCATCCAGGTCCACGACGCCGGCGCGGGCGTGCCCGACCTCCAGAAGGAGCGCATCTTCGAGCCCTTCTTCACCACCCGGGAGAAGGGCACCGGCCTGGGCCTGCCCCTGGCGCGCAAGATTGCCCGCGCGCACGGGGGCGAGCTGCACCTGACGTCCACGCCGGGCGACACCACCTTCACCCTCACGCTGCCCCTGGGCGCCGTCAGCCCGCCTCGTTGA
- a CDS encoding TetR family transcriptional regulator, which translates to MNPRSLVLALCLLVGVPSWAASGLEAARARAQVARTEARALRTQQQTLRDELQGVAERIETLKARAQGRLTTGTELETALRRSQELSGSLTQLAQAVSTAEGESERAHVALHQALSDELARLMTAWDKTADRAQRATLLEVMRTTRTERDAVRLALPASKVPTLDRTTTGGDDPEDLLEQADTLRDAEDKVRERLKLMRARITEAREERDLDRRMSDFLGEESMFDEQDRRLRLRMSSDRSLRVEPSDRGGGLFQGEASGDSDAPPMSGNPGGPTSGPDPVPGTPTPGRPEPMSARATDRRPLVDGVRAQDLAAGGPVDLTAMEAEAKRLEALAGELDGRAGALERRAQELTK; encoded by the coding sequence ATGAACCCCCGCTCCCTCGTCCTCGCGTTGTGCCTGCTGGTGGGCGTGCCCTCCTGGGCCGCGTCCGGCCTGGAGGCGGCGCGCGCGCGGGCGCAGGTGGCGAGGACGGAGGCCCGGGCGCTGAGGACCCAGCAGCAGACGCTGCGGGACGAGTTGCAGGGCGTGGCCGAGCGCATCGAGACGCTCAAGGCCCGTGCCCAGGGGCGGCTGACCACGGGCACGGAGCTGGAGACGGCGCTGAGGCGCTCGCAGGAGCTGAGCGGCTCGCTCACGCAGCTGGCGCAGGCGGTGTCCACGGCAGAGGGCGAGTCGGAGCGCGCGCACGTGGCGCTGCACCAGGCGCTGTCGGACGAGCTCGCGCGGCTGATGACGGCCTGGGACAAGACGGCGGACCGCGCCCAACGCGCCACGCTGCTGGAGGTGATGCGCACCACGCGCACGGAGCGCGACGCGGTGCGACTGGCGCTGCCGGCCTCCAAGGTGCCCACGCTGGACCGGACGACGACGGGCGGCGACGACCCGGAGGACCTGCTGGAGCAGGCGGACACCCTGCGTGACGCCGAGGACAAGGTGCGCGAGCGGCTCAAGCTGATGCGCGCGCGAATCACGGAGGCGCGCGAGGAGCGCGACCTGGACCGCCGGATGAGCGACTTCCTCGGCGAGGAGTCGATGTTCGACGAGCAGGACCGGCGGCTGCGGCTCCGGATGAGCTCGGACCGGAGCCTGCGGGTGGAGCCCAGCGACCGCGGCGGCGGCCTGTTCCAGGGCGAGGCCAGCGGCGATAGCGACGCGCCGCCCATGTCGGGCAACCCCGGTGGCCCCACGAGCGGGCCGGACCCCGTCCCCGGAACGCCCACCCCTGGTCGCCCCGAGCCCATGTCCGCCCGCGCCACGGACCGCCGCCCCCTGGTGGACGGCGTGCGCGCCCAGGACCTGGCCGCCGGAGGGCCAGTGGACCTGACGGCCATGGAGGCCGAGGCCAAGCGCCTGGAGGCCCTGGCCGGGGAGCTGGATGGACGGGCGGGCGCGCTGGAGCGCCGCGCGCAGGAGCTGACGAAGTAG